One window of the Nocardia huaxiensis genome contains the following:
- the glnA gene encoding type I glutamate--ammonia ligase: protein MAFSTADEVIKYIKEEEVEYVDVRFTDLPGVQQHFSIPAKAFTADLAEEGLAFDGSSVRGFQSIDESDMLLLPDFSTARLDPFRAAKTVNLNFFVHDPFTREAYSRDPRNIARKAEEYLKSTGIADTCYFGAEAEFYIFDSIRYDSAMNGAFYEIDSISGSWNTGNEYNADGTPNRGYKVRNKGGYFPVAPYDHYVDLRDKISTNLQNAGFELERGHHEVGTAGQAEINYRFNTLLGAADDLQLFKYIVKNTAWQEGKTVTFMPKPLFGDNGSGMHAHQSLWKDGKPLFHDEAGYAGLSDLARHYIGGILHHAPSLLAFTNPTVNSYHRLVPGYEAPINLVYSQRNRSAAVRIPVTGSNPKAKRIEFRAPDSSGNPYLAFAAMLMAGIDGIKKKIEPLAPVDKDLYELPPEEAKNIPQAPTSLASVIDKLEQDHDYLTEGGVFTEDLIETWIDIKRTQEIAPVNLRPHPYEFELYFDV from the coding sequence GTGGCGTTCAGCACGGCCGACGAGGTCATCAAGTACATCAAGGAGGAGGAGGTCGAGTACGTCGACGTTCGGTTCACCGACCTCCCCGGTGTGCAGCAGCACTTCTCGATCCCGGCGAAGGCGTTCACCGCTGACCTCGCCGAAGAGGGCCTGGCGTTCGACGGTTCCTCCGTCCGCGGCTTCCAGTCGATCGACGAGTCGGACATGCTGCTGCTGCCCGACTTCAGCACCGCCCGCCTGGACCCGTTCCGTGCCGCGAAGACCGTCAACCTGAACTTCTTCGTGCACGACCCGTTCACCCGCGAGGCCTACTCCCGCGACCCGCGCAACATCGCGCGTAAGGCCGAGGAGTACTTGAAGTCGACCGGCATCGCCGACACCTGCTACTTCGGTGCCGAGGCCGAGTTCTACATCTTCGACTCGATCCGTTACGACTCGGCCATGAACGGCGCCTTCTACGAGATCGACTCGATCTCGGGCTCCTGGAACACCGGCAACGAGTACAACGCCGACGGCACCCCGAACCGTGGCTACAAGGTGCGCAACAAGGGCGGTTACTTCCCGGTCGCGCCGTACGACCACTACGTCGACCTGCGCGACAAGATCTCGACCAACCTGCAGAACGCGGGCTTCGAGCTGGAGCGCGGCCACCACGAGGTCGGCACCGCCGGTCAGGCCGAGATCAACTACCGCTTCAACACCCTGCTGGGCGCCGCTGACGACCTGCAGCTGTTCAAGTACATCGTGAAGAACACCGCGTGGCAGGAGGGTAAGACCGTTACCTTCATGCCGAAGCCGCTGTTCGGCGACAACGGCTCGGGCATGCACGCTCACCAGTCGCTGTGGAAGGACGGCAAGCCGCTGTTCCACGACGAGGCCGGCTACGCGGGCCTGTCGGATCTGGCGCGTCACTACATCGGCGGCATCCTGCACCACGCCCCGTCGCTGCTGGCGTTCACCAACCCGACCGTGAACTCCTACCACCGTCTGGTGCCCGGCTACGAGGCCCCCATCAACCTCGTGTACTCGCAGCGCAACCGCTCTGCCGCCGTGCGCATCCCGGTGACCGGTTCCAACCCGAAGGCCAAGCGCATCGAGTTCCGCGCGCCGGACTCCTCGGGCAACCCGTACCTGGCCTTCGCCGCCATGCTGATGGCCGGCATCGACGGCATCAAGAAGAAGATCGAGCCGCTGGCCCCGGTCGACAAGGACCTCTACGAGCTCCCGCCGGAGGAGGCCAAGAACATCCCGCAGGCCCCCACCTCCCTCGCGTCGGTCATCGACAAGCTGGAGCAGGACCACGACTACCTCACCGAGGGCGGCGTGTTCACCGAGGACCTGATCGAGACCTGGATCGACATCAAGCGCACTCAGGAAATCGCGCCCGTCAACCTGCGGCCGCACCCCTACGAGTTCGAGCTCTACTTCGACGTCTAA
- a CDS encoding RDD family protein yields the protein MARITGSWLSGPNADSGNNEPGDYPGKDLGLPESGAGALAPMMRRIVALMVDWFMSIGLAALIVRPNADEMLAKMTIPEGQQPPSDFTLIMSQLSTPTLLVWFAIGVIAVTLFGFTPGQYFLKMRVIRVDAAAPVGFVRALARQVILLFVIPALFSDADGRGMHDRATGTALAYAR from the coding sequence ATGGCACGCATCACCGGCTCCTGGCTGTCCGGACCGAACGCCGATTCCGGCAACAACGAGCCCGGTGACTACCCCGGCAAGGACCTGGGGCTGCCCGAATCCGGTGCGGGCGCACTCGCGCCGATGATGCGCCGCATCGTGGCCCTCATGGTCGACTGGTTCATGTCCATCGGCCTGGCCGCGCTCATCGTGCGGCCGAACGCCGACGAGATGCTCGCCAAGATGACCATCCCGGAGGGCCAGCAGCCGCCCTCGGATTTCACGCTGATCATGAGCCAGCTGTCGACTCCCACCCTGCTGGTGTGGTTCGCCATCGGCGTCATCGCCGTGACCCTGTTCGGTTTCACTCCCGGCCAGTACTTCCTCAAGATGCGCGTGATCCGCGTGGACGCCGCGGCCCCCGTCGGCTTCGTGCGCGCCCTGGCCCGGCAGGTCATCCTGCTGTTCGTCATCCCCGCGCTCTTCTCCGACGCGGACGGCCGCGGCATGCACGACCGGGCCACCGGCACCGCGCTCGCATACGCCCGCTAA
- a CDS encoding alpha/beta hydrolase has product MGENNRTGERAFSRRSLFASAGLLGVAAAGAAAVSASVNAAPDADTPQRTLHAGAVDGKTVLGIDATIRTERLFSAARGREVDVVTILPPTVPLDGLPMSLLLHGLHGNAHEAAVGGLADVLSVAVATRLVPAFGFIAIDGGDNYWHEHHSGDDPMRMLLDEVPQWLAARRLGGPAGEPFACTGVSMGGFGALVYSRRRNERGRAANAIAAISPGLLTSWPEMSKRNAFSTPDEWAALDPLRNTDKLGPSPIGVWCGDRDKFIDGNRRFMSSARLEIARVTPGGHTEEYWRTITPDVVGFLGRHV; this is encoded by the coding sequence ATGGGTGAGAACAACCGAACCGGCGAACGAGCGTTCAGTCGGCGATCGTTGTTCGCGTCCGCGGGTCTGCTCGGCGTCGCCGCCGCCGGAGCCGCGGCGGTGAGCGCCAGCGTGAACGCCGCCCCCGACGCCGACACCCCGCAACGCACCCTGCACGCGGGCGCCGTGGACGGCAAGACCGTCCTCGGCATCGACGCCACCATCCGCACCGAACGCCTCTTCTCCGCCGCCCGCGGCCGCGAGGTCGACGTGGTGACCATCCTCCCGCCGACCGTCCCGCTGGACGGCCTGCCCATGTCGCTGCTGCTGCACGGCCTGCACGGCAATGCCCACGAGGCCGCGGTCGGCGGACTCGCCGACGTGCTGTCGGTCGCCGTGGCCACCCGGCTGGTGCCCGCCTTCGGCTTCATCGCCATCGACGGCGGCGACAACTACTGGCACGAACACCACTCCGGCGACGACCCCATGCGCATGCTGCTCGACGAGGTCCCGCAGTGGCTGGCCGCCCGCCGCCTCGGCGGACCCGCCGGAGAACCCTTCGCCTGCACCGGAGTGTCCATGGGCGGCTTCGGCGCGCTCGTCTACTCGCGCCGGCGCAACGAACGCGGCCGGGCCGCCAATGCCATCGCCGCCATCTCGCCGGGCCTGCTCACCTCGTGGCCGGAGATGAGCAAGCGCAATGCCTTCTCCACACCGGACGAATGGGCCGCCCTGGACCCGCTGCGCAATACCGACAAGCTCGGCCCGTCCCCGATCGGCGTGTGGTGCGGGGACCGCGACAAATTCATCGACGGCAACCGCCGCTTCATGAGCTCGGCCCGGCTCGAGATCGCCCGCGTCACGCCCGGCGGCCACACCGAGGAATATTGGCGCACCATCACCCCGGATGTGGTCGGCTTCCTCGGCCGCCACGTCTGA
- a CDS encoding sulfite oxidase-like oxidoreductase yields the protein MSSFSPGFQGRPRQTGDRVPPGQYLVDDFPVLSAGPTPHIGIDRWQFSITNETGRQYSWSWPQFMSLPQQRPHTDIHCVTRWSKLDTDWQGVSLDTLLENIETQAEYASVSSYGGYTTNLPLDELVDGKAWLVHTFDGEDLSPEHGGPVRLLVPHLYLWKSAKWVKGIRLLDQDEPGFWESGGYHSLGDPWREQRYQGD from the coding sequence ATGAGCAGCTTTTCGCCCGGCTTCCAAGGCCGCCCGCGACAGACCGGTGACCGCGTGCCGCCCGGCCAATACCTGGTCGACGACTTCCCGGTGCTGTCGGCCGGACCCACCCCGCACATCGGCATCGACCGCTGGCAGTTCAGCATCACCAATGAGACCGGCCGCCAATACAGTTGGAGCTGGCCGCAATTCATGTCCCTGCCGCAGCAGCGCCCGCACACGGACATCCACTGCGTGACCCGCTGGTCCAAACTCGACACCGACTGGCAGGGCGTCTCACTCGACACCCTCCTCGAAAACATCGAAACCCAAGCCGAATACGCCTCGGTGTCCAGTTACGGCGGCTACACCACCAACCTGCCCCTGGATGAGCTGGTGGATGGAAAAGCCTGGCTGGTACACACTTTCGACGGCGAGGACCTGAGTCCCGAACACGGCGGCCCGGTGCGGCTGCTCGTCCCGCACCTGTATCTGTGGAAATCCGCCAAGTGGGTCAAGGGAATTCGGCTCCTCGACCAGGACGAACCCGGATTCTGGGAGAGCGGCGGCTACCACAGCCTCGGCGACCCGTGGCGCGAACAGCGCTATCAGGGCGACTGA
- a CDS encoding ferredoxin reductase → MRWQPAELVEARFETASARTLVLRVDNWPGHLPGQHVDVRLTAPDGYQAVRSYSLAAPAAGDLIELTVQRVPDGEVSGYLVDVLPVGARIEVRGPVGGWFVWNPDRGGAAVLIAGGSGIVPLTAMLRSRRNSVHTSAFRVIYSLRDPVDLYYRSEWGDDPVHGRAYTGSDPEPVEDAAVRLFLAYTRSAPLGHPRPPGRLSAEEIAAHALPPSPEVTCYVCGPTGFVEFAAAALVSLGHDPAMIRTERFGPTGK, encoded by the coding sequence ATGCGCTGGCAGCCCGCCGAATTGGTCGAGGCCCGCTTCGAAACCGCATCGGCCCGCACTCTCGTTCTGCGCGTGGACAATTGGCCGGGGCATCTACCAGGCCAGCATGTGGACGTGCGCCTCACCGCCCCCGACGGCTACCAGGCCGTGCGCAGCTACTCGCTCGCCGCCCCGGCCGCAGGCGATCTGATCGAGCTCACCGTGCAGCGGGTGCCCGACGGTGAGGTCTCCGGCTATCTGGTCGATGTCCTGCCGGTGGGTGCGCGGATCGAGGTCCGCGGCCCGGTCGGCGGCTGGTTCGTCTGGAATCCGGATCGGGGCGGCGCGGCGGTGCTGATCGCGGGCGGATCTGGCATCGTCCCGCTCACCGCCATGCTCCGGTCGCGCCGGAATTCGGTGCATACCAGCGCTTTCCGGGTGATCTACTCGCTGCGCGATCCGGTCGATCTGTACTACCGGTCCGAGTGGGGTGATGATCCGGTGCACGGCCGGGCCTACACCGGTTCGGATCCGGAGCCGGTGGAGGATGCGGCGGTGCGGCTCTTCCTCGCGTACACGCGCAGCGCACCGCTGGGGCATCCCCGCCCACCCGGCAGGCTGAGCGCCGAGGAGATCGCCGCGCACGCCTTGCCGCCGTCGCCCGAGGTCACCTGCTATGTGTGCGGCCCCACCGGATTCGTCGAATTCGCCGCCGCCGCACTGGTTTCCCTCGGCCACGACCCGGCCATGATCAGAACCGAACGCTTCGGACCGACAGGGAAGTAG
- a CDS encoding DUF6510 family protein: protein MTMPYTYAAETGEDLHLDGNVLAGMLSEIFTADLTGCGCRCGACGVVEPLARALVYVRCPGTVVRCPHCTAVVLRVTTTPTGRWLDFGVGASICLPAPGE, encoded by the coding sequence ATGACGATGCCCTACACCTACGCCGCCGAGACTGGCGAGGATCTGCACCTGGACGGGAATGTGCTCGCCGGGATGCTGTCGGAGATCTTCACCGCCGATCTCACCGGATGCGGATGTCGCTGCGGCGCTTGCGGTGTGGTGGAGCCGCTGGCCCGCGCCCTGGTCTACGTGCGCTGCCCGGGCACGGTGGTGCGCTGTCCGCACTGCACCGCTGTGGTGCTGCGGGTGACCACGACGCCCACCGGCCGGTGGCTGGATTTCGGTGTGGGAGCCTCGATCTGCCTGCCGGCGCCGGGGGAGTAG
- a CDS encoding alpha/beta fold hydrolase, with protein sequence MTATVRHHTVQIQGQDIFYREAGDASKPTVVLLHGFPSSSAMFRNLLRDLGDDYHLIAPDHIGFGQSAMPQVDEFEYSFEKLTEITLELIDTLGIDRFALYIQDYGAPIGLRIASRNPERVTALITQSGNAYLEGFTPFWEVLFAHANDRATHEPEVRKLLELDATKWQYLHGVPEDRKASISPDTWTLDQAYLDRPGNKEIQLELFADYKLNLDGYPAFQKYFAEYQPPTLITWGEHDEIFGADGARAYLRDLPDAELHLLNAGHFALETHGAEIAAYIRDFLGRTLS encoded by the coding sequence ATGACCGCCACCGTGCGCCACCACACCGTGCAGATCCAGGGCCAGGACATCTTCTACCGCGAGGCCGGGGACGCCTCGAAGCCGACCGTCGTTCTGCTGCACGGGTTTCCGTCCAGCTCGGCGATGTTCCGCAATCTGCTGCGCGACCTCGGCGACGACTACCATCTGATCGCCCCCGACCACATCGGCTTCGGCCAGTCGGCCATGCCGCAGGTCGACGAATTCGAGTACAGCTTCGAGAAGCTCACCGAGATCACACTGGAACTGATCGACACCCTCGGCATCGACCGCTTCGCGCTCTACATCCAGGACTACGGCGCACCCATCGGCCTGCGCATCGCCTCGCGCAACCCCGAGCGCGTCACCGCGCTGATCACCCAGTCCGGCAATGCGTACCTGGAAGGCTTCACCCCGTTCTGGGAGGTGCTGTTCGCCCACGCCAACGACCGCGCCACCCACGAGCCCGAGGTGCGCAAGCTGCTCGAACTCGACGCCACGAAATGGCAGTACCTGCACGGTGTTCCGGAAGACCGCAAGGCGTCGATCAGCCCGGACACCTGGACCCTGGATCAGGCGTACCTGGATCGGCCCGGCAACAAGGAGATCCAGTTGGAGCTGTTCGCCGACTACAAACTCAACCTCGACGGCTACCCGGCCTTCCAGAAGTACTTCGCCGAATACCAGCCGCCGACGCTGATCACCTGGGGTGAGCACGACGAGATCTTCGGCGCGGACGGCGCGCGGGCCTACCTGCGCGATCTGCCCGATGCCGAATTGCATCTGCTGAACGCCGGCCACTTCGCCCTGGAGACCCACGGCGCCGAAATCGCCGCGTACATCAGGGACTTCCTGGGCCGCACCCTGAGCTGA
- a CDS encoding DUF4191 domain-containing protein, with protein sequence MAAGKGGNPSKEAKAAAKAARKAESKQRRQQLWQAFQMQRKEDKALLPLMIGAFVGVTVLFLVIGLIFGLQWFLLPIGLLLGALAAFIIFGRRVQKNVYTKAEGQAGAAAWVLDNLQGKWRVTPGVAATTQLDAVHRVVGLPGVILVAEGSPSRVKSLLAQEKKKVSRLVGDTPIYDVIIGNEKDQVPLKELQKFLTKLPRNIDTKRMDLIEGRLSALATRGGPALPKGPLPSGAKMKGMQRSIRRR encoded by the coding sequence ATGGCAGCAGGTAAGGGCGGTAACCCGTCGAAGGAAGCGAAGGCCGCGGCTAAGGCGGCTCGTAAGGCGGAGTCCAAGCAGCGTCGGCAGCAGCTGTGGCAGGCGTTCCAGATGCAGCGCAAGGAAGACAAGGCGCTGCTGCCGCTGATGATCGGCGCTTTCGTCGGTGTGACCGTGCTGTTCCTGGTGATCGGGTTGATCTTCGGGTTGCAGTGGTTCCTGCTGCCGATCGGTCTGCTGCTGGGTGCGCTGGCCGCGTTCATCATCTTCGGGCGGCGGGTGCAGAAGAACGTGTACACCAAGGCCGAGGGGCAGGCCGGGGCGGCGGCGTGGGTGCTCGACAACCTGCAGGGCAAGTGGCGGGTCACCCCGGGTGTGGCCGCGACCACGCAGCTGGATGCCGTGCATCGCGTGGTCGGGCTGCCGGGCGTGATCCTGGTGGCCGAAGGGTCGCCGTCGCGGGTGAAGTCGCTGCTGGCGCAGGAGAAGAAGAAGGTGTCGCGGCTGGTCGGCGATACGCCGATCTACGACGTGATCATCGGCAACGAGAAGGATCAGGTGCCGCTCAAGGAGCTGCAGAAGTTCCTGACCAAGCTGCCGCGCAATATCGACACCAAGCGGATGGATCTGATCGAGGGCCGGTTGTCGGCGCTGGCGACCCGCGGCGGCCCGGCGCTGCCGAAGGGTCCGCTGCCCTCCGGAGCGAAGATGAAGGGCATGCAGCGGTCGATTCGCCGCCGCTGA